CCCGATTGAAATCGTATTTTATAGAAATCTTTTAGGTATTGTTATCATTCTTTATAGTTTTAAAAAAGTCCCTGTATCTATCAATACCTCAAAGTTACATTTACTTTTTTTAAGAGGGCTTTTTGGGACGCTGGCTATGTTGTTGTTCTTTTATACCATTGCAACCATCCCTTTGGGAGAAGCGGTCATCTTAAATAAGACCTCTCCATTTTTTGTCACCATACTGGCATATTATCTCATGAAAGAGTCCATTAGCTCTCGTACTTTTTTTGCTCTTATAATTGGATTTTCTGGTGTGCTTTTTATCATAAAACCTTTTGGTATCGAGCTATCGGTGGATCATATTTTTGGAGTATTGGGTGGGTTTTTTGCCGCCGCTGCTTATGCTACAATAAAACGTATCAAAGATATTTATGATGCCCGTGTTATCATGCTATCGTTTATGGGCATTGGCGTCATTATCCCTTTGTTACTCTTTTTGCTGACACCTTATGTAGATTTTAAAATACATACAAATCCACTCATCTGGATACTGCTGGCCTTCATGGCAGTGCTCTCAACTGCTTCGCAATGGTTTTTGACCCGTGCTTACAGTTTGAGCCCTGCAAGTATCATCGGCGTGATTAGCTATACGAGTATTCCTTTTGCTATTGGATTTGGTGTACTCTTAGGAGATTTACTTCCTGATATGTATACCTTCATCGGCATTGCCCTGATTATCTTAGGAGGTATTTTGGTAAGCAAGAAATCATAATATCATGATACCTGATGTCATTATCAAATCTCAGCTCCAGCAAGTGCAGCTCCGAGTGAACCAACCAGTTGTGGTTGTTCGGGTGTGATAATCTTCTTCTCAAGTTTTAATGATAAAAGATGCTTCAAAAATGGATTGAGTGCACCTCCTCCTGAGAAGATGATGTATTCACTGTTGCTGGCAAATTTTCGCGCCATTGAAGCGAGTCTTGATGCGATGGATTCGTGTACCCCATAACAGATATTAGCGACGCTCTCTTTTTGGGCGATGAGTGAAATCACTTCAGATTCGGCGAACACCGCACACATACTAGAGATAGTCAACTCCTTATCTGCTTCAAATCCCAATTTTGAAAAGGACTCTAAATCCAGACCCATTCTATTGGCGGCAATCTCCAAAAACTTGCCCGTACCCGCAGCACATTTGTCATTCATCCTAAAATCTACAAAACCACCACTTTTATCAAGTTTGATGACCTTACTGTCTTGGCCACCCAAATCAATCACAAGTTGGGCCTCATGATTTGAAAAATACGCCCCTCTTGCGTGTGCTTTGATCTCACTAATTACCGGACAGGAGAGTGCATCTCCTATCATATGGCGACCATAACCGGTTGCAACAAGCATCGTCACCGTTTTGTCTTTTAAGTAATTTTTGACAATCTCATCTTGATTGATGATGGTGGGGATCACCGCGAAATCAATCACATCATGATCGGCATTAATCCCCGTGATTTTTGTATACGTCGAACCGACATCTACACCCCAATACATGTTATGAAATACCTTTGAATGCTTTGGCTTTTTTCTTAAAAGCCAAACTCTCTAAAAAGGCTTCAACGCGTGTTTTAATCTGTCCCATATCCTCAGGTGAATAATCCGATTCAATAATCAAACAAGGAATACCCTCTTTTTCTAAGGCTTCGGTGACAAGATGGGATTCGACATTATAAGTATGACAAAATGAGAGTGTGTAATAAATCACTCCATCGGCTTTTCTATCTTTATACATTTGTATGATTTTCTCAGTTCTTCCCATATTAGGGGTAAAACAGGCACAATCAACTTTGGCATAGCGATCGAGCAATTTTTGCATCATATCGTCTTCAGTTTTGACATCTTCTAAATCGACATTGTCTTTATAATAACGATGACCAATACAAGATTCTTCATTAATGATAACTCCACCAGTTGTCTCCACTGCTGTGTGAAGTTTCCAATTTGGCACGGCAAATGGTGTTCCAAGCACCATCAATCTTGGTCTATCTTTTTCAAAAACACTCACTCCATCAGCCACTCTTTGTTCTAATTCATCACACAGTTCATTGACTTTTTGAGTATAACGCACAGGGTCATCCATAAAGCCCACTTGTGTCACAAACAAGCCATCTTTGCCACTGATGGGTACCACATCAGGGTCCATACCACGAAGTGCATCCAATCGCAACATCGCTTTTCGTTTTTCATTGATAATACGTGTGCCCTCTTTCATCTCTTCTAGACTTAGTTTTTTGCCCGTTACCGATTCGATGTGGGTTTTAAAATCTTCAATCTCTTCTTTCCACATTTGCAAATCTTTGTCACGTTTCATATGAGGAATGTTCATGACATGTACGGGATGATGTTTGCCTAAAATCTCCCACGTTTTCTTTTTGGCTTCGCACGTTGTCTCACCGTAAATAAAATCAGCCGATTGGGTATAACCACACGTTTTTTGGAGTTTAAATCCGTGTGCTGATTTGATTAAAGGACAAATATTACGTGGTAGTTCTGTCTCAGCATCGGCAATAGTAGCAGGACTTCCGCCACACAATCCATAACATGACCCACCCGCACCTACGACAATCTCTTCAGGCACAAAAATACAAAAAGTACCCACCGCAGGTTTTTTTTGTGCTCTTAGGGCATTTATCTCTACCATCCTTTGACCTTGGATTTCACTCATAAACCAGTCAAAATACTTCATTCCCTCTGGTCTATTTGGTTGTGATAAAAATTGTTTGTTGTACCCTTCTAAACCCGCTGCCATCATTTTTGCATGTTTCGCTACATCAAGCCCGAGACTTGATAGTAACTCTTTATGTACTTCTACGCCCATACTGTATCCTTTTGTTAGAAATATGCTGAGATTGTTATATTGGATGAAAAGCAAAAGAGGAAAACGATGCTTATTCATGTTTGTCTGACCTCAGACCTCTGCAGCATTTGTGCGGAAATTATAAGATAAAAGAGATAAAAAATAGTTTAAAAAAGGAAAATATAATTTAAATAGTAAAGTTTTTTATACTTTTATAGTCAAACTAATAGGGCAATGATCGCTCCCTATAATCTCATCACAGATTTTGGCATCCACAATGTGATCTTTTAAATCTTCAGACACATAAAAATAATCGATACGCCACCCGACATTTCTCGCACGGGCACCAGCACGATAAGACCACCACGAATATCTATCTGTTTCGTTTCCATGAACATGACGAAAGGTATCGATATAACCGTAAGAGAGAAATTTATCAAGCCAATCACGCTCCATCTTCAAGAATCCTGAAGTATTTTCATTGGCTTTAGGTCTAGCAATATCAATCTCAGTGTGAGCGGTATTTACATCTCCACAAATGATAAGAGACTGTCCCTCACTGCGCAAGGCTTCACAATATTTTAAAAATCGCTCATAAAACTCCATCTTATAGACCAATCGTTCCTCATTGCGCTGACCATTAGGGAAATAGACATTAAACAAGGTGATATCGCCAAATTGAAACTCATTAATACGACCTTCATTTAGAATATCAACCGCTTCACTTTTGCCCACACGCGTAGAAGCAACATCACTAAAAAGGGCTACACCTGATTGTCCTTTGTTGGATGAAGGATTGACATGCACTTCTTTAAAGTTTTTATCAAAAATCGTATCCGGTATCTGATTGGCTTCTGCTTTAATCTCTTGCAACGCCAAGATATCAACCTGTGTTTCATCCACCCATTTGAGGGCTTGTTTCTTATCGACTGCGCGTATTCCATTGACATTCCATGATACCAAATGAAGTTCATTCATCATCTTCTCCATTGAAAATTATTTCTCTAATCATATAGCATTTTGTATAAAATTCTAATTCATTTTCAAAATTCCCTAAAATAAGCGTATATTAAAGTTATTCGGATATAATTTCAATCTTAAAATGAGTGGCTTGATAGCTCAGTCGGTAGAGCAGGTGACTGAAAATCACCGTGTCGGCGGTTCAATTCCGTCTCAAGCCACCACTTTAATCTATTCATCCTCATTATATTTATAATCATAACTCTCTAGGATTTACAATGACGTCGCTCATACAAGGATTTTTGATCAGTATTGGACTGATTGCAGCTATTGGTGCACAAAATCTCTATCTTCTCAAAAAAGGCCTCTTAAAAGAGTCTGTTTTCACCATCGCTTTTATTTGTTTCATGATAGATGCCATCTTAATCACAGCAGGCGTCAAAGGAGTTGGGAGTCTCTTAAAAAAATATCCCGCTTTGGTTGAGTATGTGACCTATTTTGGTATTGTATTTTTAATCAGTTATGGAATTTTAGCACTGCGTTCTGTCTTTAAAACCCAGATGATGGACCCCAACCAGAAAATCAATACCGATAAAAAGCTCACCACCATCTTAACCGTACTTTCTTTATCATTGCTAAACCCACACGTCTATCTTGATACGCTCTTATTAATTGGCTCAATTGGTGGACGTTATGAGAGTGCGGAGCAAAATCTTTTTATTATGGGTGCAGTGAGTGCTTCATTTATCTGGTTTTTTTCTATCGGTTATGGTAGTAGGATTTTGATTCCACTTTTTAAGAAGCCTTTTACGTGGAAATTACTCGATGCCTT
This genomic window from Sulfurospirillum sp. 1612 contains:
- a CDS encoding exodeoxyribonuclease III, with the translated sequence MMNELHLVSWNVNGIRAVDKKQALKWVDETQVDILALQEIKAEANQIPDTIFDKNFKEVHVNPSSNKGQSGVALFSDVASTRVGKSEAVDILNEGRINEFQFGDITLFNVYFPNGQRNEERLVYKMEFYERFLKYCEALRSEGQSLIICGDVNTAHTEIDIARPKANENTSGFLKMERDWLDKFLSYGYIDTFRHVHGNETDRYSWWSYRAGARARNVGWRIDYFYVSEDLKDHIVDAKICDEIIGSDHCPISLTIKV
- a CDS encoding double-cubane-cluster-containing anaerobic reductase, producing the protein MGVEVHKELLSSLGLDVAKHAKMMAAGLEGYNKQFLSQPNRPEGMKYFDWFMSEIQGQRMVEINALRAQKKPAVGTFCIFVPEEIVVGAGGSCYGLCGGSPATIADAETELPRNICPLIKSAHGFKLQKTCGYTQSADFIYGETTCEAKKKTWEILGKHHPVHVMNIPHMKRDKDLQMWKEEIEDFKTHIESVTGKKLSLEEMKEGTRIINEKRKAMLRLDALRGMDPDVVPISGKDGLFVTQVGFMDDPVRYTQKVNELCDELEQRVADGVSVFEKDRPRLMVLGTPFAVPNWKLHTAVETTGGVIINEESCIGHRYYKDNVDLEDVKTEDDMMQKLLDRYAKVDCACFTPNMGRTEKIIQMYKDRKADGVIYYTLSFCHTYNVESHLVTEALEKEGIPCLIIESDYSPEDMGQIKTRVEAFLESLAFKKKAKAFKGIS
- a CDS encoding DMT family transporter — its product is MSHKYPSLRRLKLLDKGILFMILSALLGALNGAVAKILTISMDPIEIVFYRNLLGIVIILYSFKKVPVSINTSKLHLLFLRGLFGTLAMLLFFYTIATIPLGEAVILNKTSPFFVTILAYYLMKESISSRTFFALIIGFSGVLFIIKPFGIELSVDHIFGVLGGFFAAAAYATIKRIKDIYDARVIMLSFMGIGVIIPLLLFLLTPYVDFKIHTNPLIWILLAFMAVLSTASQWFLTRAYSLSPASIIGVISYTSIPFAIGFGVLLGDLLPDMYTFIGIALIILGGILVSKKS
- a CDS encoding LysE/ArgO family amino acid transporter — encoded protein: MTSLIQGFLISIGLIAAIGAQNLYLLKKGLLKESVFTIAFICFMIDAILITAGVKGVGSLLKKYPALVEYVTYFGIVFLISYGILALRSVFKTQMMDPNQKINTDKKLTTILTVLSLSLLNPHVYLDTLLLIGSIGGRYESAEQNLFIMGAVSASFIWFFSIGYGSRILIPLFKKPFTWKLLDAFSAFVMFFVAFSFFQTL
- a CDS encoding acyl-CoA dehydratase activase; its protein translation is MYWGVDVGSTYTKITGINADHDVIDFAVIPTIINQDEIVKNYLKDKTVTMLVATGYGRHMIGDALSCPVISEIKAHARGAYFSNHEAQLVIDLGGQDSKVIKLDKSGGFVDFRMNDKCAAGTGKFLEIAANRMGLDLESFSKLGFEADKELTISSMCAVFAESEVISLIAQKESVANICYGVHESIASRLASMARKFASNSEYIIFSGGGALNPFLKHLLSLKLEKKIITPEQPQLVGSLGAALAGAEI